In the Ranitomeya imitator isolate aRanImi1 chromosome 2, aRanImi1.pri, whole genome shotgun sequence genome, GCAAAAGTCTTGAGACAGGaatgtaggttcaccttccagcagaacAGCAACCCTAAATCTAATTCCAGTACTTCAGGGCTtcaatggatggtttagatcaaagcatactcATGCGTGTGAACGGCccggtcacagtccagacctaaatcccattgagaatctgtgacaagatgtGTAAATTGCTGTTCAGACACCTCCATCCAATATCACTGAGTGAGAGCAAGTGTGCAAAGAAGACGGGGCAAAAAATGTcacctagatgtgcaaagctgatgAGACATACCACAACAATTTCACAttgcagtgaaaggtggtcctacaaagtattgactcggggggctgaatacaaatgcacatcacaatttttagatttatattttaaaaactatttaaaaatcctTGTATCATTTCCCCTTCACTTCACAAATACTGGCTACTGTGTGGTATAATCACAAAAAATCCCAATAACAAATATTTAAGGTTGTGGTGCAGCATGGAAAAGTTGTAGGGGTAAGAATACTTTTTCAGGGCGCTGTAGAGGTCAGATATCCCTGGAGACCTTCTCAGGTCTTGTGGATTCCAGGTATCACTGAGTTGGCGCTGTTTAGGCTGCTTTACACCTGTGAAGAAATATTAAGAAGGCAACGCCGTCACCTTGGAAAACTGTCACACATTGGTATTAGTTACTCTACTTATCTCCTGTGATAAAACACAGATGTGACCATTCCCATCTAAATAGCAGAAAAAGTACAGACATTTTAACTCTTCAACTTATACCTGAGCGACGATAACATGTCCAGAGCACACAAAAATAAAATGGATGCCTGTGCTAACTGTGACAATGACTGAAGTGACTGGGGGGGAGTGTAGACTTTACAGGTCATCCCCAGGGGTCAATGTGGCATAGTCTTCAGAAAAAAGAGGGTGAGGCCCTAAATCGCAGTATCAGACATGCCGGCTTCTGGAAATAGAAGTGTCGCGAATATGTTAAATAATAAATGGCGCAGATCGCAAACTGTACAGATGGCATTATAGGTCGCTCACCATACGGTGAAGTATTGCTTAAAAAACTCTGAATGTGGAGCAAGGAAACTGCAGGAAAGACTGCTGCAGTGGTAGCAATGTGTAAGGATAGCAGAAATGGTAAATCGGCCGGGTCCACTGCACACAAGTCCTGTGAATCGCCTCCTAGCTGCCGGTGTCTGCGGCTCTTCTTTTGATAAGCCACCATGGTGCAAAGGTGTGTGTGCACCATTAAGGCTAATCAGAAGAGAAGCCATGGAGCCGGGAGGTAGAAAGAGATTTGCAAGCTCCAGTGCAACGGTTACGAGACACGGACCTGGCCGCTGGGTAAGGGTGCACCAAAAATGATGAATTCATGGCAAATTATTAGGAGTGCTTCCAAACGCAGTAATTTTCCACTTTGTGCTCCCAGGCCAAGTAAGTTTTGCAGGTCATTACAATCAGAATGCGGACACCATCTACACGGAGATCAGAACACATCGGTCAATGCAAATATTACACATTACATTATATACGGATGTAATAAAAGAAATATAGAGGGGGCACAATTTTGAGGACAGGCGACAACAATAACAGTTTTAATAGAACGTTCGATTCTTTCACTGAATTAATTTGAACAATTAAAATCACAATAGCAATTTTAACAAAGGAACTGAAGACGTGTATGAATTACCAAGAAGAAAAACCACATGCCTTCACTGACAACATGTCACATCAGCTGGTACGTAACGTttcttctgccagtcctgtgtaACCTGAAACATTTCTTCTCCGCTCCTATCCGAAGCCAAATTCCTAATTCTGCTGAAAAGATGGAAACAGAGCTCTGCAGACTGGTGACAGTAAGTTGGAAGGAGGGATGCAGGAGAAATAACTAAGGATCGCAGTGAAATCAGTAAAACAAAGTATTTGCAAAGTTACACAAAGCAGAAAGGTTAAAACTAAAGGATTTTTCCCATTACAGTCAGGGTATGTCATAACTTGCTGACAAAGGGGTTAATGCTGTAACCCTTTGTTGGAGTCGCTCAGATTACCAAATTATGGGCTATGACAAAAATTACAATTCCCTTTAATTCCGATTCAGTAGAGAATATATTACCATCCAGATAAGCAGCACCTAAGAAAATACCACACCATCTATAACCAAAATACTTGCAAATCAGCAAGGGAGACTCCACAGCTGACGCGCTGGtagtgagtaatgtaatgtatacagAACATAAGGGTGTGAGCTCCTCCGCAACCATTTTTGTGCTGTCCCAATACATCAAAAATGAAAAAGAGAACAACTTTACAATAGTTCTCCAAGGATTATTCCCATTTGTTCAAGATACCTGCATGATAATCGCTGAGTGCTAAGATATCTATGGATCCAGAGAACTGCCCCCATGGAGCAAACGTCACTCCATTTACTGTCAATGGATGTCAACGGATGGGAATAGGCGATAATTTGGCCAATTGGGAATAACCCTTCAATTAAACATTTCCTATCATTTGGCGTCTACAGCTCATATGCAGACTGATGTGCGTCTATGGTAGAAGACCACAAATTCTGTGCAGAGTAATACTGCAGCCTCGTACTTCTGACTAACAGACAATTGCCAGCATGGAATACGATTTCAGGCTCAGACTACACAGAGattgtttgttgtctgttaccatggcAATGCATCGCTCCGCGTAGTAACTGCAGAAAGAAAATTGATAAGAAATTTTAAAAACCTACTGCAAAGTTTCTTTATTCATTTTATAAAATGTTTTTGATGATGTATGTTGGCTTTGGCGTCACGTTTGGATCTGTAGGTTATATTCCTTCCAAGTGAGGAAAACCGTTCGTGTCGAGAACCCAACGGTAACTGATGTGGAAAACCTAGAGACCACTAAAGTGTTCATGCAAGGAGTCGGAGAGAAGGATGGACATGTCACTAGCTAATCCATGGACAAGTCATCGTAGTCATAGTCTTGCTGATGACAGTGTTCACTTTGGCCATTGACTAGCTTTTCAGTTGAGTTTTGGGATAATGAATTGCTTTGCATTAGATTTATTAATCGGTCCAGCCTGGTATCTAGATGCTCCTGTAAACTTCTCATCCTCTTATCAATATGTGCCAAAAGTGTCCTCTCCACGCGCTCCATGTGTACGGACAGAAGCTTCTCTAACGCCGGATCCATCTTTTCTTCTCTGCAATAAAACACACAGACTTTAGCTAGATGCAAATGTCCTTccgttatttattatattttttttcctttttgtgttatTACTTTGTATACTTTCCTTCTGACCATGAATCTGCAGTACGGCCAGCTTTGCACACTATTCTTTCATACAGTTCTTAGTGCACTAAACACAATAAAGGTCCAAATCCGCCGAATACAGACCAATATCTCTTACTATGAATGTAATTGACTCTGTGCGACAAGGTTGGGACGGCATTCTTAGCCTGTGAACGGAaacattaaatgggttgtccaggcttgggactcTGACTGTACTCTTATGAATACACACATTGCGCGCCGCCAGGATTCTCCGATGCCAGGAGCGGGCGGgtttgtgactgcaagtatgcaatttcacacttctggccacattctgactagacatgtccagccttgctcaattcacttaTACTGAGCGAGGccgtgcacgtctagtcggcatgtgaccgcatgtatgcaaattacaTACGTTCAGTCGCACACCCACGCGctcccagcaccagagaatcctaacAGCATGCTGCAATGATTTACAGGTCTGCAGACACATAGGGTGAGACCCAAGCCTAGACAACCCTTTAAAATGCTTCTATTCACTGACCGTAAGCAGTCACCCTATaagaaaacaaaacagaaaacCTACTTGTAGAGTTGAGCCTAAAAGTTTGCAAGACACTGGTTTAGCATTCATATGGGTACTCCATGGCAGCCGAACCAGAGCCCTGCAAACTTCCTTTGCAGTCATATAGGATTATGTCATGTATAGGGCAACAGCAGAGGATACTTACTTTAGTGCTGAGGATGGTTCTTGTCTGTTTTGTCCACATAAATTACGCAGGAGAGGCACCAAAGCGTCAGGACCCTGAGGACTGGCAGCCGAGCCTACAGTCGTTTGCAGTAGTGAAGACATAACGGACTTCATAGGATTCTCAGGACTTGTTTGTTGAACGGAGGAGTGAGACGCAGACTCCTGACCTTGGTTTTCCACTTTTGTATCAGGAGTCGTGCTGGCGTTATGCTTATGTTGTCTGGCCTCCTCCCTGATCTGGTCTCTGCCATGCTGGAAACTGCCAAAGAGCTGCATTAACTGAGCCCCAAAAGGTGCCTGATGCTGCAAGGAAGCAAAGAAAGAGGATTAGTGATAGCTGCAGACCAAAATCCATAGAAAACAGAAGATTCCGCTATTAATGAAAACATAGCAGAAGTGTATCCTAATGGGTCTGCCCACGTATAGGGAGTACAGATCTTGCAGGTTTGCACCACTGCATGTAAGAATTCAGTCCTCCAGAATGAGCTACAAGGGAAAGATAGTTACCTTTAACTAAAGAGATAATTTTCCTTTAAAGGGAGCTTATCttcagttaaagggattgtccaatttACATGAAAGTCTCTCTAAAGGCAAAAAAGTACAgtgtatggaaaaaaaataaaaaataaaagaacattcaCCAGTCCAGTCACATGGCAGTCCGGAAGTCTCAGCTTGGATCGGAAACAGTGACGTTCCTCAGTTACCCGACTACTCAAGcatgtgactggctgcagcggtcaggtgcaAGTACATCATTTGATACATATCCCGTTACAGTCACCTGACCGATGCAGCCAATCACAGGACCACAGAGATCCGGTGACTGAATGAAGAGATATTATTGATACCAAGAGTGGCCTGCACTTGGGCGATGGGGGGAATCAAGTATTTGTTATTGAATACCAATATATGGCTTTGCAGAaacttttatttaaagggaacctgtcaccccgttttttcagattgagataaaaatactgttaaatagggcctgcgctgtgcgttactatagtgtatgtagtgtaccccgattccccacctatgctgagaaatacattaccaaagtcgccgttttcgcctgtcaatcaggctggtcaggtcggcgtggtgacatcgctgtttcttccccagctttccgttggtggcgtagtggtgtgcgcatgtccaagtgccaaatccactgcgcgcaggtgaagaaaaagcgcgcgatctgcgctattacccttgtcatcggtgggggcggccatcttcctgaggccgcgcgtgcgcagatagagtgctctgctgcacggggcttcaggaaaatggccgcgggatgccgcgcgtgcgcagatggagatcgcagcggccattttcctgaagccgagatgcaaacctgcgcgcagtggattcggcacttggacatgcgcacaccactacgccaccaacggaaagctggggaagaaacagagaTGTCACCACGCccccctgaccagcctgattgacaggcgaaaacggcgactttggtaatttatttcgcagcataggtggggaatcggggtacactacatacactattgtaatgcacagcgcaggccctatttaacagtatttttatctcaatctgaaaaaacggggtgacaggttccctttaagttggacaatccctttaatgacagtgtatggagctgtgaggaccCGGGCCGATCACCAATGAAGCTTGTAGCAGCTGATTGGCGGCGGCGCCAGGTGTTGAATCAGCATCGATCCGATATCAAAGTTGTAGACAGCCCCTTTAACAAGAGTATCCCTCCTGGCTGCTTAGATACAAAAGTATCACATAACCTGATCAACAGCACCTGTACAAGAAAAGATGATAAAGTGAGAGGGTGATCCAGCTCTGAGCTATACCTGTAGTGGACAGTGTGTAGTTCCAAACGCTCCAAAACCGTGCACTTGTGTCCCCTGACTACAATACAACATATTATAGGACTATAGCAACGTCAGCGAGAAAAAGGTGAAGAAATACCGGTCCTGGGTGTCAACTGGGCAGAGATTTATACACAGGGAGAAAATACAGAAAGTTTCTATCGcatgacaacaagcagagatcctgaaaacCATGAAGACTGACTGCAGACAGAATACTGGAGTATTGTAGAACACTTAATAACAGAACGAATTACATTTatttacatctaatatataaaggtgtgtgtgtgtgcgtgcatatatgtgtgtgcgtgcgtgtatatataagtgtgtgtgtgtgtgtgtgtgtgtgtgtgtgtgtgtgtgtgtgtatatataagtgtgtgtgtgtgtgtgtgtgtgtgtgtgtgtgtgtgtgtgtgtgtgtgtgtgtgtgtgtgtgtccgggattggcatctgcaccgtcgcagctacagccacaacattttacacagtcacacgtctggaacccgagagcgtcataggctatgttgtgaggcgaaatcttaaccctgcgcgttccaattcaccaaacaattttgcccctatccctacatggaaaaattgctacatgcacaaaagttgcaacacacaaaacttgcaccttctcaaaacgcaccacacataaaactcgccatgagcaaaacttgctgcacacaacttgctacactaatcaggcacatgcaactcgacacacaaaaagttgctacacgcatgttgccacacaaaactcaaaataCGGCACCTGTCAGTCACatggcctgtctattatgtgtatgtgtgagctaatatatactgccagggggagggcttcctgttggctggggatttatcaggctgccaatttagtttacaaatactgaggtaaaaatactgactaaataacgtgtgaacgcggtctaatacaggaggagatgacacacagatatatactatatacaggggagatgacacacagatatatactatatacaggagagatgacacacaggtacatactatttacaggggagatgacacacaggtacatactatatacaggggagatgacacacaggtacatactatttacaggggagatgacacacaggtacatactatatataagaggagatgacatacaggtatatacactatatacaggaggagatgacacaggtatatactatatacaggaggagatgacacgtatatacgatatacaggagcagatgacacacagatctatactatacacaggaggagatgacatacaggtaactatatataagaggagatgacatacaggtacatactatatacaggggagatgacacacaggtatatactatacacaggaggagatgacatacaggtacatactatatacaggaggagatggcttacaggtatatacactatatacaggaggagatgacacaggtatatactatatacaggaggagatgacacaggtatatactatatacaggaggagatgacacaggtatatattatatacaggaggagatgacatacaggtatatactatatacaggaggagatgacatacaggtacatactatatacaagggcgatgacacacaggtatatactatacacaggaggagatgacatacaggtacatactatatataggagaagatgacacgtatatacgatatacaggagcaGATCACACACagatctatactatatacaggaggagatgacacaggtatatactatatacaggaggagatgacatacaggtacatactatacacaggaggagatgacatacaggtaaatactatatacaggaggagatgacatacagatatatactatatacaggagaagatgacacataggtatatacaatatacaggaggaaatgacatacagcaggtatctactatataattgtctaagggtcacttccgtctgccctcctgtctgtctgtcacggatattcattggtcacggcctctgtctgtcatggaaatccaagtcgctgattggtctcgccagccgcCTGTCatagctaccgcgaccaatcagcgacggccacagtccaattagtccctccttactcccctgcagtcagtgcccggcgcccgctccatactcccctccagtcaccgctcacacagggttaatgccagcggtaacggactacgtggctgctatatacatattctagaatacccgatgcgttagaatcgggccaccatctagtatactatatacagggaagatgacatacaggtatatacgatatacaggggaaatgacatacaggtatatactatatacaggagaagatgacacataggtatatacaatatacaggggagatgacatacaggtatatactatatacaggggagatgacatacaggtatatactatatacaggagatgacatatgggTGTATATTATataaaagggagatgacaaacatgtatatactgaggggaaaatgagaggtgtgaggtgaaaatgaggggtgtgaggtgaaaatgaggggtgtaaggtgaaaatgaggggtgtaaggtgaaaatgaaaaggtgcaagtgcaaaatgagaggagtgatcggaaaatgacagatgtgaggtcgaaatgacaagtgttaggggggaatgagaggagtgaggggaaaataagaggagtgagggggaaaatgagaggcgtgatggaaaaatgagagaagtgaggtgctataactaagcaCAGAtacttactatgcccaggcaacgccgggctcttcagctagtaaacaaTAAATCTCAATACATTTTATATCCAACCAGAAATGTGAAAATAAGCAAGCATTGTTATTATATGCCGCATTATGTGCGCTCACCTTCTGCTGTGCACGCACCATATTCATAAGTTGCTCTGCCCCGGGTGACATTTTCCCGCCCATGCTGTCCATAATGCTCTGCACACGATCCAGATTAATGGACGACCCCGGCACATATGGCGCTTGAGGACATCTATCAGGGACAGGGGTTATTTGTACTGAAATCTCGCTCACCAGGACACTGCACCGGCCGCCGAGTGACAGAAGCTGAAGACAGAAAAGTCAGTGAGTAAAACTTCTAAATATTAGCCAGAACGTAAAAGATAT is a window encoding:
- the C2H10orf88 gene encoding ATPase PAAT isoform X1, whose translation is MSGPRSDLLAGRPQPPMLCSSSWRCQAELASVLKLSAADCPAQNDEETPSREHCVLLELPTPSKGDNSCTLSLLCAAQGKDRILGITIHSEARTIEIYSALQNGKEEEYLGTSRGERFCTLESSGEESPAVLYKAHLKFEFPVPSCIVKLLSLGGRCSVLVSEISVQITPVPDRCPQAPYVPGSSINLDRVQSIMDSMGGKMSPGAEQLMNMVRAQQKHQAPFGAQLMQLFGSFQHGRDQIREEARQHKHNASTTPDTKVENQGQESASHSSVQQTSPENPMKSVMSSLLQTTVGSAASPQGPDALVPLLRNLCGQNRQEPSSALKEEKMDPALEKLLSVHMERVERTLLAHIDKRMRSLQEHLDTRLDRLINLMQSNSLSQNSTEKLVNGQSEHCHQQDYDYDDLSMD
- the C2H10orf88 gene encoding ATPase PAAT isoform X2, which produces MSGPRSDLLAGRPQPPMLCSSSWRCQAELASVLKLSAADCPAQNDEETPSREHCVLLELPTPSKGDNSCTLSLLCAAQGKDRILGITIHSEARTIEIYSALQNGKEEEYLGTSRGERFCTLESSGEESPAVLYKAHLKFEFPVPSCIVKLLSLGGRCSVLVSEISVQITPVPDRCPQAPYVPGSSINLDRVQSIMDSMGGKMSPGAEQLMNMHQAPFGAQLMQLFGSFQHGRDQIREEARQHKHNASTTPDTKVENQGQESASHSSVQQTSPENPMKSVMSSLLQTTVGSAASPQGPDALVPLLRNLCGQNRQEPSSALKEEKMDPALEKLLSVHMERVERTLLAHIDKRMRSLQEHLDTRLDRLINLMQSNSLSQNSTEKLVNGQSEHCHQQDYDYDDLSMD